Proteins encoded in a region of the Nostoc sp. MS1 genome:
- a CDS encoding HU family DNA-binding protein, whose amino-acid sequence MSIDKKELVKRVSKRLSKGSGTVEEILDATLEEIYESLKQGDSVFLRNFGTFYVRTGRECWVFKFNPSQRLRQAFGWSSTHNPKS is encoded by the coding sequence GAACTGGTAAAGCGCGTTTCTAAACGATTAAGTAAAGGCAGTGGCACGGTTGAAGAAATTCTTGATGCCACCTTAGAAGAAATATATGAATCACTTAAACAGGGAGATAGCGTTTTTCTACGGAACTTCGGAACTTTTTATGTCAGAACAGGGCGAGAATGTTGGGTGTTTAAGTTCAATCCCTCACAACGGTTACGTCAAGCGTTTGGGTGGTCGTCAACTCATAATCCTAAGTCCTAA